The following are from one region of the Oncorhynchus kisutch isolate 150728-3 unplaced genomic scaffold, Okis_V2 Okis03b-Okis08b_hom, whole genome shotgun sequence genome:
- the LOC109895308 gene encoding lysM and putative peptidoglycan-binding domain-containing protein 2, protein MAEYSPVLPMRDGGARFGIGQPIFPRSRSGSESDSELSQSLARTKIRSYGSTASVAASLGEKYIEHRVTDSDTLQGIALKYEVTMEQIKRTNKMFSNDCIFLRNTLNIPVVSEKTSPFNGLSLESPDGDPQDQDFNPLCVGQDRDTEEDPSPPLAPGDKDSSSYKRPQPEELSAQDFLHRLDLQIKQSKQAARRLKEEEVRDSEEEYTLPVSSYQEI, encoded by the exons ATGGCGGAGTACTCGCCTGTCCTGCCGATGAGGGATGGTGGAGCGAGGTTTGGTATCGGACAGCCCATCTTTCCCCGGTCCCGGTCCGGTTCAGAGTCCGACAGTGAACTGTCTCAGAGTCTGGCCCGAACCAAGATCCGGTCTTACGGGAGTACGGCTAGCGTCGCGGCTTCTCTCGGCGAGAAATACATAGAGCATCGGGTCACAGACAGCGACACTTTGCAGGGCATAGCCCTCAAATACGAAGTAACG ATGGAGCAGATCAAGAGGACTAACAAGATGTTCAGTAACGACTGTATCTTCCTGCGTAACACCCTCAACATCCCTGTGGTCTCAGAGAAGACCTCTCCCTTCAACGGCCTGTCTCTAGAGTCCCCCGACGGagatccccaggaccaggacttcAACCCCCTTTGTGTGGGGCaggacagggacactgaggaggaCCCCTCGCCACCTCTGGCCCCTGGGGATAAGGACAGTAGTAGTTATAAACGGCCCCAGCCAGAAGAGCTGTCGGCTCAAGACTTCCTGCACAGACTGGACTTGCAGATTAAACAGTCAAAGCAGGCAGCCCGCAGGCTCAAAGAAGAGGAAGTGAG